The Plectropomus leopardus isolate mb unplaced genomic scaffold, YSFRI_Pleo_2.0 unplaced_scaffold15553, whole genome shotgun sequence genomic interval ttttcttccaaaaacattgtaataaaggcaataagtaacttggtaagaaatgttatgaaaatcacaagaaattagtagatttagaaaagtattttccaaaagctagggaaaaagagaaaaaggaaaactatatttgtaattatcatgataattatcataattttcaGGAACTTTTCCgatgtaatgtatttatttgcttaactttcttaatgtttgtttgttatttttaattatttttacagttttcgtAAATTATAcaaattttttgggtcatttattcttttgttacttttttcacattattaccTTATggtatgaagcactttgtgttacagtttgtttgAAGATTGCTATgcaaatacattatttattgattaattatcAACGGTGAGCTGAAGCTCAACATAAACTCCATAATGCTTTCTAGTGTTGATTATTATTTATGGATCATCACTACATGTGACCCTTTTCATAAAGGAGTAGTCATGTGATCTTTGGTTTATACAAAAAGTATTTATCATGACCATATAAACAATAACTTTATGGGTGGATGAAGAAAATGAATCCACTGTAGTTATCAAACATAACATTAAGGATATCAAATTGAAAACTTGTGAGTcaaaacttttgacttttttttcttcaaaatataAAGTAGATTTTGTGCACATTGCATATTAAAAGTTCAAGGTGACttgcacaaaactaaaaactaactagtaattacaaaaatgacacatttctgaGGGAAAGAggattttaactttattaagcaaagaattaaaatgattatGATTAAAAGCATTACACAGAATAACTGCTTCAGCTACATCTAAATTTAACCAACATAAGATTCTGTTATCACATACAAGCTGTTCATGCAAGAAATTTAAGATTGCCAATTGTATTGCAAAAACTAAAGTTAATagtattcattttaaatgacagattAATGCAAGATCttgaatatgtgtttttcatAAGTCCCCTCGTCTTCTCTTGGCTGGTGTGTCTGTTGACGGTCCTGCCTTTCTTTTTGCTGGCCCGGCAGTCTTCTTCTGTGCCCCTGCTAGTGTTAAGTTCACATTGACGAAACCAAATTGAAATGTTGAACCAGAAGAAAGAAGGAACCAAGGAGCGAatgatagaaagaaagaaagaaagaaaagctgtcTGATAAGCTTTTGGGGAAACTAACAAGTTATTATGACACTATAACTGTAATTCTGGTCTACTCTAtctgtatttctatttcatttcattaatttttatttattctatttattttattgaatgtcTAAATCTCatctttattgattttattctgttttttgttacttattgtttttaaatgccattctagtgttttttgttttttgtttgcatgtgtaaaGCCTTTCAATTGCCTCTCTGTATGAAATATGCAGTGTCTATTGAGATGACTTGCCTTTAATTGCATTAATCGGTAATGTCTCTTAGACATTTTGGACTGTTGTGTATGCAGCCCCATACACTGTTTTAACATTGGACTGTTTTAGTCTGAATCAAAGGCAAGTGATGATCATTTAAAATTGCGACTGATCAAATTGAGAAGAATGTAATCTAATTGAACTGTGTTCAGAATCTGAAATTTATGATGCATTTTATCTTTGCTAAAAgaactgaaataaaatcaaaatggaGTTTGATGAAAAAGTTTTTCTcctatataaatacagtatttgtatCTTTGatctcaataaaaaataaaagataccTTTCTTGTGAGTGTTTCCTTTAGTGGGTTTGGTCTTCAGCTCCACCTCCACAGGGTAGTGGTCACTGATTTCCGAAGCCTGAGAAACCAAATAAATGTaagatgagatttatttttcatgagctTTTTATCTGAAAAAGGAGAATAAAGAAAATCAGTTAATATCATTAATGGTAAGTTCATACATTATATTGTATGCTGCCCTTTAAGTTAAAATTAGGAACGATATAATGTGGTGCACCTCTTTAAGGTTGAGAATGGTTTAGATGGTGGAGTGATATGAGATGTGAAGTGATGAATCACCTTGCTGTGTGTTAAGTTGAATTAAGTTGTTGTCCTACTGATAAAGATGACATTAAAGTGACAtagaaactgagaaaatgttGTCCCTGTGCTTTTCTTACCTACAGGTCTAAAGTTATTCAACTTATAAAGTAAAGGCTGGTAGAAGACAGTCTTACATGAAGCtgaataatgacaataatattgtTCTCcttcaaaatacagtaaatgtcaaTATTAAAGAGGTGTGAAGATTTGCTGATCAACACAAAGAGTCTCACTTCTTGATCTGTCAGTTTGAACTCTCTCTGGAAGTTGAAGGGCTTGGCTGAGTTTTGGACGACGGCATTCAGCATGGTCTTTCCATACACAACGATCCTGTTGGCAGGAAATGCAATCgcaatcttttaaaaacaatgaggTTATAACAaacctgaaaaatgaaagaCTAAAATCTGGGTAGATAACAGCCCTGAGTTGTGAGCTACCTGTCGTAGGTGTGGTCATTCCAGTTACTGGTCGTGGTGTCAACATCATCCTGTATCAGCCAATGATACGGAGCGGAAGAGATGCggatcttcttcttcttctgggaGAGGTAACGTCCATCTGCattaaaatcccccaaaatcataatgttctgcaaaagaaaaaatggccatATTCATGAtgacacatgaaaaacatgacagtaaaaaatactataaaaacaaatcttttgttgttgtttttgctttttttttttttaatttacggTAGGCTGGTATTTGGCTGTGGCTCCTCCAGGCATATCAAAGTACCCTCggacaagatactgaaccccaaattgctcctgatggctgtgcCTTTGGAGTGTGATTGTGTGTAACTGAATAGCAGGTAGCTCCTTGTACGGTGGCCTCGGGCACtaaggcaacaaaaataaaacc includes:
- the LOC121964412 gene encoding deoxyribonuclease-1-like 1, which produces MKIAAFNVKKLGKKKVNDPFVRSHLIKIVSRYSVVVMLEVVDKSNTVMKNFLIQLNKYGRNKQHPYSMQDSKPLGRDTYKEKFVYLFRYEVNNSLQMKAEYIVQKLVLIPVHTKPKDTVTEMEALQDVVQAVRKKWQTDNIMILGDFNADGRYLSQKKKKIRISSAPYHWLIQDDVDTTTSNWNDHTYDRIVVYGKTMLNAVVQNSAKPFNFQREFKLTDQEASEISDHYPVEVELKTKPTKGNTHKKAGAQKKTAGPAKRKAGPSTDTPAKRRRGDL